The Cryptococcus gattii WM276 chromosome K, complete sequence genome contains the following window.
CATGTCATCGACAGGGAGATATTGAAACAGGCGATCGCTGCCGTCGAAGGCCAAAGCACGCATCCTCTGGCATTAGGGCTCGTTGAATTTCTTGGTTCGGCAAAGACAATTGACATAGTCAATACCGAGGAGATCGCGGGCCGCGGCATCAGAGCAACCCTTAAAACGAAAAATGGAACCGTTGATGTGCCATTCGACATCCTCATTGGCAGCCTTCCGCTGATGGACGATTATGATGTCGAGGTGTCCGTGACTGAAAGAGAAAAGATCTTATCATGGCAACGACAAGCCAAATCCGTGGTTCTCGTAGCAGTTCGTTTTAGCGGTGTCCGAGACTACACGGCTTCAGGGATGTTTTCGCTTTCTGATCCACCTCGTTCAGATGCCCTACGCGTCATCAGTGACATAAAGAAACAAGGCATCGACGTGGAAATGGTGACCGGCGATAATGAAATCACTGCACAGGCAGTGGCCATGGAGCTCAACATCAGCCCAGACTGTGTGCATGCTGGTGTTGGACCCGAAGGAAAGGCCGAAGTCATTAGGCAGCTACAGGCTCGTATGCGCAAGCCACACAAGAACCAAATTGTGAGGTGGTGGCGGGAGCTTCGTAGCGATAAGAGTAAACAGAGGGAGGTCGTCATGTTCGTAGGAGGTAAAGTCCCCTTCATTCACTATGGTTTGGCACCCTCATTGACCCGAATTCAGACGGAATCAACGATTCTGTTGCTTTGGCAGCGGCAGACGTCTCAGTTGCGATGGGTCACGGCTCGCAATCTACACTCGCATCTGCTGGTGAGTCTTTCCCCCTTGGCCATAATGAAATTATCCCGCTGAATTCGCGCCAACAGATTTTGTCCTGCTCAACTCGACAATCGGAAACCTGCTCGGCCTGATGCAGATCTCGCGTAAGGTTTATAACCGCCAGCGCCTCAACCTCCTCTGGGCAATTATCTTCAACGTAGTCTGCCTCCCGTTTGCTGCAGGTTTATTCTACCCCGCTGGGGGGATAAAGCTGAGTCCTGTTTGGTCAGCCGCATTGATGGCCTGCAGCAGTGTCAGCGTTGTCCTTAGTAGCTTGGCGCTCAAATGGGGTCTTTAGACCCCTTGACATCACGAAAACATCTTAACGATCATTTGCCTAGAAACCTGTCATGGCTACTCATTATGATGGCCGCACATGCATGAATCAGGCGCATGACAATGCTTGCGTATGAAAGGTGACTGGGGGTTGAAAGATGTCCTGTAATGGATGATATCCTGTACGCTAGTTATATTATTATGTCTTATGTTCGCACTTCCTTATTTAAGCTACATTCAATACTTACGGGGAAAAATCCAGTCTTCTTTGTCACTCAATGCAGACACCACTTACAATGTATGTTATGTCGGTACTGCTCAAGAACATTCTATCCTCACCGAAGAAGGCAAATTTCAGTGCCATCCTCCTTACTATTCAAGTAAATGTAATCTATTTTGATTGATACCGATGCGCCAATTTATTGAGCGTAATCTCAAAGTCTTTAAGACGAGACCGCAACTTGGTGACATGTTAACCACCCCCTCCATTCGGTAATTGGAATCTATTATTCTAATTTGAGGTAACAGTAGATTCTTTCACTGTAACAACCGTACCATATGTATGGAGGCGAGAGCCTGAACATTAGTGTTCTAGAAGAGGAGGGGTTGAAGGAGTTTGGACGGACAAAAAGCGGAATTGTTATTTTAAACTGTAAACTGTAGCATATACATCAATTCAATGGAGTAAACACGCGGCAGAATGCAGTCTCCATATGGCTCTAAGTATACTTCTGACTTCTTTGTTTCATGATAGCGTTTCGACCTTGTTACCGTAAGGTGACCTCGCCCTGATCCGCGGCCCGATCTTGTAAAATATGAAAGGCAGTGGTGCCGCGGCAAACAGAAGCCCCGCAAGAACACAGGTACCAGCCGTTACACCTAGACGATTGTAGAATTGATGGCCAAACCTAGGGTGATGCATGAGCAAGGATTAACATCAGTCACAGTTACAGTATGTGGACAAGCTGAACTTACAATGGGAAGGCACACGCAAAGACCGCGCGGAGAAAATTATTCGAAGAGAGGGCGCTGGCGGCGACAGGTCGATATGCGCTGTGGGTGATTACGTCAATTGTGCTCAGAAGAATCGTGGCTCCAAAGAGATCCCTGAAGAAGATCAAACTTACTCAATGAGATATGTAAAAGTGCTACTCAGCGCGAGCACCAAACCACACCCGAAAAACGTCGAACCCAAAATTGGAATGATCCAGGGAACCTTAGGCAACGATGTTGTCCCGAGCAACAGCAGACCAAGAGGAGCAAGGAGGGCTCCGTACATCCCTGGAACAAGGCGAACCTCAGGCGGTGCTGTACCGCCGTGAAACCGAGCAATCTGACGATAATGTCTACCAAGCAGCAGCTGAACGACTATGGCGAACAGCTCCCCCAGTCCAATACCGATGAAGGCGAGGCCCGATTGCAGGGTTGTACTAAAGAAAGGGTCAGCACATACGCTTTAATAACGGCCATGTCTTCTATTAAAGCTGAGTGGACGCACAAGTGGTATTGCATGGTGAATATATACGGCACTCCGCTGAAGGACAGGTACAATATGCCCAAAATTAATGAGGACCACAGATCGAGAAATAGGACCATCATCTGTGTGCTCAAGAGGACTGGTTGAAGAGTCAGCTTGATCATTCGATGGAGTCTGTATAGCGCAAATGGGTTATTACTTGCCGAAAGGGGTTCCCAAACTGCGTTTAAATGCCAGTAGGACAGACCGATTCGCCTGTTCCGTGGGGCTTTGCCACTTTCCGTCCCCAGTGTCTTTTCTCCGACTTTTTCATCACCCAAATTAGTTGCGGACAAACTTATACTTTAAATACGCTGACCATGAACTCACCGTTTGGCTTTGTCTGTCAACAGCTGAGCTGCCGACGTTTCGGGTACGAGGAAGTAAACAAGCACAGTCATGATGAATGCCCAAATAAGGACTGTGATGTATGTCCAGCGCCAATTCGCATTCGCATTGATCGCTGCTGAAAGGATAGCTCCAATGACGGGGCCCATCAGCATGACAGTCGTAAAGATGATCATCGGCCTGCATTCCATGTCAATTCAATGGTGAGTCGAGGCGATTGACTATAGACCCGATGACTCACGTTCCAACCTTTTCGTTCGGGAACACATCAGAAATCACTCCACCGGAGACAGCACCAAAGGCCGCTCCGGCAAACCCACTAAGGAACCGGAAGACGAGATGAACTGATATATTGTTGGCTGATAATTTTGTCAGCCCAAACACAGTCATTTGTGATAACTACTCACCGAAAGTGACGGGTATGTTCAGTACTGCAAATCGATGAAAACGATGTAGCTGTCTCAGTTAACGCACATTATAACTGTCGTGCTGAAAGGAGAGAAAACTCGACGCACGGAAATTGCACAGGATGCTGTACAACAAAACTCTACGTCTACCGGTGAACTCAGATACCGGACCAGTAAGCACTGATGTCGTCAAGTGAGTTCTGTGCATCTGATCTTCCGTCGCAAGCTGTCTATCACTCACATGGTCCTATGGCCATTCCTAGCACAAAGAGCGAGACACTCAGCGTGCAGACCAGACGGGATACCCCAAATTCTGCTTCCATCGCTGGGTAGGTGAAAGACGCCAAACTGGAGCAAGCCGTGAGATATGCAGCAGATACAGAAACGATTGTCGTTACTGCCCTGCGAATAGCGCTTAGCCTTGGTGGGCTGCATCTCAAACTCGGTTGACCTACCATTTTTGGAACAATGTTGTGTTGAGGGGACACTGTGGATCATCGGCGCCGTCCCATTTGACTACCCACTCATCACCGGCCGAATCAATAATATTGCTTGTATCCTGTTGATCAACCGCTGTGCTTTTTTCCTCTTGAGTGGGGCTTGCTGACTGCGGCGTTTCCAGTGGCATATTATGGTGGCCAATGATACAGAGAGAATTTTGATGGGACATTGGTTTCACGAAGGCAAAGCGTGTTCGTCCATAACGAAGTCTTATAGACTGGACGGTTCACATAGGCAGCATTAGATTGGTCATCAGAGACTCACCCAAACGTAAGTTGGGCAAAGCATTATACCCGCACGGTTGCCGTCATGACATCGAAGAGGCAAttgaaggaagagaagcGGAAAGGAAATGGAACGGAGGAGGAGCGGAAAATTTCCCATTACCCTTTGGCGCACCCCCAGTCCAGAGTAGGCACACCCCACGGGGCTCTGCAGTGATCGCCTTCCTTTTGAGTTTGAGTTGGAGACGATAATATGGTACCCGTTCCTGTCAATTTATTATGTATATAAGGAGCAGCCAATTCATGTCGCAGAAATTCACCATCAATTAACCACATCTCCTCAAGCATAAACCCTTATCAAGATAGTCCACCATGACTGCTTCTAAGGACAACGTTGTCGAGACTGGCTCAGTGCTCCGTGGGCGGCGGGTATTCGAGGATTTGCCGAACAACACCCACCGAAACTGGTGGCAGGATAAAGGGCAGGTCGTCAAAATCTGGCTCACTATGTTCGGAGACAGCTGACCGCTTCACAGATTGCGTTGGCTCACCTTTTTCCAACTGACTGGATACGCGGGTACCATCAACTCCGGATACGACGGTTCCCTGATGAATGGTGAGTGAGACATTATAGCGAAACTGTGTACTATTGTACTAACTTGTGGGATAGGTCTGTTAACTATACCCCTCTTCAATGCTGCGATTGGCCATGCGAGTGGTACACGCCTTGGTTTGATCACTGCCGGCTATCCTCTCGGCTCCCTCTTCGCTTTCCAACTCGCTGCGTGGATATCTGATCGATTTGGTCGAAAAAAGGCCATCATGTGCGGAGCCATCATTACCATCATCGCAAGCTTATGTCAAGGCCTCACAAGGGGTCCTTGGGCATTTTTTGGATCCCGAATCATCCTCGGTATTGGAACGGCATTCGAGATTGTAGCTGCCCCGACCATCGTGGCCGAGATCACTCATCCTCGAACTCGAGCTCAGTCTTCTGCACTCACACAGACGTGCTATTATCGTAAGTCATCGACTGCCACTTGTGCAAAGGCGGACTGACGGACCGATTCCTCCAGTCGGATCCATTGTAGCTGCCTGGGTAACATTCGGGACTCTCACTCTCAATAGTGACTGGAGTTGGCGTATTCCGATTGTAATTATCAGGACGAAACACTTCCATAAGGTACTAAGTCCTGACCTTTGGCTTTTAGTTGCTCCAAGTGGTTCCCCCTCTTTTTCAGCTGAGCTTGCTGTGGTGGTGCCCTGAGTCCCCTCGATGGCTGCTTCGGGTTGGTCGACGAGCCGAAGCACTTGATACTTTAGCCAAATACCACGCTAATGGCGCGACTGAAGACCCGCTCGTCCAGTTTGAGTTGAACGAAATCGAAGCTGCCATTGCGCTCGAAGCGTCAATGATGTCGCAGTCTTCGTACAAGGCATTTATTCAAACTAAAGGGAACCGACATCGATTGTGGATCCTCGTCTCACTTGGTTTTGTTTCCCAATGGGTTGGCATGGGCGTTATCTCTTATTACTTCGCCGCCATCTTGCGATCAATCGGGATTATTGACCCAACGCAGCAGGCAGGCCTGAATGGGGGTCTGCAGGTGTGGAACTGGTGTTTGGCAATCAGCGGAGCTCTTGCTGTCGAGAGGCTCGGTCGTCGGCCCTTATGGCTCATTTCGACTGGGGGCTTACTTTGCACTTTCATTGTAGTTACAGCTTGCTCAGCTGTATATGCTAATACGGAAAGTAAGAGAGCAGGCTACATTGTTGTAGCGtttctcttcttgttcAGCGGCTTCTTTGGTATCGCTGTGAGTCTCCTTCGCTACGCTTCTTTCACTTGGTTATTGCTATGTTCGGAGGCTGACTTTGATTATGTAACCAGTATACACCAATGGGATACTCGTACCCCATCGAGATTCTTCCTTTCGGACTCCGTGCCAAGGGCCACGCTTTGTCTCAGACATGTGTCTTCATGGCATTATTCTTCAATCAATTTGTAAGTCTCCACATCCATGCTTCACTAGCTTGCTGCCCCACGAAGTCAACACTAGCCTGCATGTTAGGTTAACCCTATTGCGCTCGATTCAATTGGCTGGAAGTACTACATCGTCTTTATCGTCATCTGCGCAATTCAATTTGTGAACATATACTTCAGATTCCCAGAAGTGAGTCCACTCCGTCAACCTCTCGTCGAGCCAGGAAACACATGCTAACCGATCGCAACAAAGGTGAAGGGCCGTACTCTTGAGGAGATCGCCGAGGTCTTTGACGGTGTCAGCATTGTACCGCCGGAAACTGAGATTGCCATAGACGAAATATGGGTACATGAAGACAAGTTGGCAGCCGAGAAGACGTAATTATTTCCATGAGTAGGTTGAGATATAACTTTTGGCGTTTTGGCTCCACTTTATACGCACACGAATCTCCTCCGTGTAGTTTGATACAGTCCATTCTTGGCTGTGATATTTCCTCGCAATGCCGAGTAGGTCTTTTTTTCGAAGTCAATAGCTAAGTCCCATGCAAGTATCTGTGTACATTTTCGCCTATCTTTCCCATTCAGCAGCGGGCGACCCCGGGAGGTGGGATTCGATTTTGCCGATGATATCCAAGAAGCCTGCACGAAATTAGCTCAGAGGACAAACTTCTAAAAGCCATCGCTAACTGACCGAGTAGGAAATCCAGCGGGCCGTGGTCTTTACCACTGTCTTGCAATTGTTTTTCTGGGGTTTGGAACGAGAACTCGTTCCATAATGTCGAAGTCACAAACCGCATTTTGGACACGAGCGCTGGGCCGTTCACTGCCAACTAAGCCATCCAAGTCAGCGAGGTCGGTAGCATCTTGAAAGGAAGCGGGGATTACAGCCTGCACCGGAATTCTAATGACATTGATCCAAATTTAGCTTTTCATCCACTGGTGCATAATGATCGGACTCCAGCAAACATACGAGTGTAACGCCCTTAACAAATTGGTATATACCCAGAGACGTCTCGGAACTTCGTGCCCCAGATTGACGACTAAGAGCTCAGCAGCTGTGTCCCGGTCAGCACAAAGCGATAGCAATATCAATCGAAATTATAGAGGCGATGAAATAGGTGACGTGCCTTTCCTGCTAGGGTGTCCTAAGGGTCCAAACAATTCGAGCAGTTTCTCCCGATGCGAACTGATAGATTAACTGTCAATCTCAATGCAGAAAAGATGGCGGATGAAGGGGTCATGGTATCGGGCCACCAGAAGGCAGTTGATTCATGGAGTTCGAGCGATTTATATTCACTCACAGCAAACGGAGCCTCGTCATGGCAGCGGTCACATGGATATCAGCCTTGAGAACCAGATACCCATCCTGATCCGCAGTGTATCGCCATGAGTTCTGGGCCAGCCGGTTGACTTCATCGATGATATGTCCTTGCCAGTCTGACACAATATCACTACAAATATAGTCAGAGAGAACGAACTCAGTTTACGCTAATATACTCACGGTAAAACCAACTGTCCAACCCCATTCCACTCAAAATCGCCTTCACCTTCCACATAAGGAGGAACTAAAGTGAAAGGTCCAGGGAGTGAAATAATGATCGCTCGTAGTCGGTACGAAAGGCCACGGACCTCTTTCAGAGCTTCGGTGACCTGCTCGGGGGTTGTCGGAGGTCGACGTCGGAACATGCGTTCGGCGACGAGTATATCGCTCAGTATGCTATTCGTACAGTCAGTGCCAGCGTTTCGAACGACCATGCCATTCTACCACCACCTTCCATGAAAGGTGTAATTGTGTCGCAGGCATGTTCCACCTACACTTTTATCCGAGACAAGATATTCAATCCCGAGATTAGCGGGACACCATTCTTGGGGGGCAAGTACCCTTGTGCGGTGATACACTCGTCGTCCCTGCATGATGACCATAAGTATCAATGACTGTCATTACATAGATAGATCAGAACGAAATGATAACTGTAACCCACAGCTCTTTTGGCAACTCGGCGCTATCAGTATCATTTACAAAGTCGTCAGAACGAAATGAAACCGGCCGATCCGTCAGAACCGCTTCAAATGTGCCTGCGTTTCTAATCAGACTCCACATCCTTCTACGTCGTTCCGCTTCGATAGGATCTAAAGGGGAAAGAGATAAGGTCAGCTTGACCGATTGTGATCGTCAGCTCGGCCAATGAACCCACTCAGAGAGGCGTATGTCTGATCAAGTTCGAAGGCATCAGCTCAAGTCGCCCCGTGGTAGTGAAATGTCCTAAAACTCACCGATTCGAGGTGGTAACCCATCCATATCACGAGATACTGAAGCTCCCCAAATATGCTCGCCTGGACGCTCCGTAGACCGCGTTTCTGATCGCAAGGTCACCGATGATTCCCAGTGAATTACATTAAATGTGGTGTCGGTACAACTCACATCATATATTGTGAACAGGAGATACCTGGAAACGTAATGTAAGGTTTTGTGGATACTGGCTCAGCAGACTCAGCCTACGTACTTTGTACTGAGGGTATCCACACTTGGAGAATTGTTTTCTTCGCGAAGAATCGTTTCACAAGCCTGAGAACAACGCTGTGAAAGGCCCGAAGCCGACGTAGATAGCTCCAGGGCCTGGGCGTCTGAGATGACCGCACCGGTGCTCATGTCGATATCTATTCCGGCGAGGAAAGGTCGAGGCATATATAACAGTGTCATAGCGATGATGCCGAGGGCGAGAGCTGTgcaagaaaagaagagTGAGCCAAAGCAATGATTCTCCGAGGCAAACATTACCAAGGAACTTTCGATCGCGATGATCTCGACAATGTCCCAGATCCGTCATGAATGACGGGCGATGAACAACGGGGACAATAGGATACAACTAAGATATAAGTAGATATGGGTCAGAAACGATGCAAGTCAGGAGCCAGTCCGGCAGAAAACGCAGGTAAACGGCAAAGTGAAAGAATGTGAAATCCGCGCACATGATTGAAATATAGGTCGATCACTGTGACCGCAGTCTCTCGCAGTAGAATGTCCTCAATACATGTAACTCGATGTGGCGTTGGTAATCGGCTTACATCCAGCGGTGAGATTGCGGGCGGTGCCAAAAGAGAAGGATTGGACCCGAACGCCATAAAATTGGATGAAACTGAAGCAGAAGGTGCCAGCCTCCCATCGCAACTCTGACCGGTCGCATCGTCGGGTTCAGAAGTACCTGTGTTTGTACTACGAACAGATGACGGCAGGGGGTGGAGGCCTGCAGGGAGACGATCGGAAGGCGATGCGTCGGAGATAGCGTTGGTAGAGGGAAAAGCGAATTGAGAAGGATTGCCATGATTACCCGCGCGCGAAAAAGGGATGTTATCGGGAGATGAACACCTTTGATGTAGAGATGAGGAGCTGCCAGCATTGCCATCCAGTATCTAGTGGATCCTATGATTAGGCAACTGGTCCAAGAGACTGCGATGGTGGAAGTGACTCACTGATTCCTGCACTTGCTCTGGCACGTTCCTTGGGAAAGACAAACCGGTTGTAGTCGATGCCGATGTTGACGTTGTTAGTTCTTCGGTCCTAGTAGCTCTCAGCCTTCCATCCTGCTGTTCTGACAGATCTCCGCTGTCCGTGACTGTATCGTCAGTCATTCGAACCCGCCGTTGCTGCTGTTTCTCTGCCAGTTTTTCTAACAAGAGGCTCCGGCGGCCCCGCTTCTGGCTGCCCCCCATAAAGGAACAATGTACCCCCCATGCGATACAATTCTACAATGTAGTCAGCTCCACCTTAATGGATGCCAGGCCTTGCATGTACATAACGAACAAGACATACGGTGCAGGGGCTAGATGCGAAGCCGTCAATGATGGAAATGGTGTCTGGTCTTGCGCATTTAGACTTCCGGAGTCTACAGGCATCGCAGCTTCTAGTTTGCCGACGTCGAGGAGGTGACTGGGAAGCAGAGCGGTTACTTGACCCTGCCCCATGCATTGCAATATGTGTATTGGAGTTTCGAGTTGGGAAGAACCAGGAGAAGGGTCACCCGAACAAACAGTTCATTTGGTTTACGAAAAGGTCGCTGCGATCGCGAGTATAGTTAATATTAACTAACACGTGAGTTTGCATGAACATCAACACGTGATCCCCGCCGTCAGGTCTCCAATAAGAAGATTGAGTTTTATTAAGCAGCTACTCGTGTCCTCAAGCAAGCAAGCACATATTAGTACCAATCTAGGCCGATCGGTCTCAGTGATCTGTCTATGCAGGCAAGAATGGGGTATGTAAAGCATGTAAGCTCCACATTTCGAGAATTTTAGCCAAAATGATGTCTACCGCCCAGGATAGGGAAAACCGCAGACCCCCTAATTGGGTTATTTGTAAGCCAGGGTAAGATGATAATAATGTCGTTGTTTCGGTGCTTTAGCGGAAAATTGGCGGAAAATTGGCTGCCGAAGGATTAGCGGGCAGTTGGCGGCTAAAGAACGGATCATAGACGGACGCAGCTCTCGAAAATGAACTGATCGGTAATCTCATGCAAACTGTGCAGCTAACTTATAAGCTGCGAAGTTACCAAATGGCAACGCCGATGTCCCAGCTCCTATTCTGCAAACAGTCTCGGTGTGAGTATCGACACCCCAAATACGATCCTCCGCCATTATGGATTCACGCACGTCGGCCTCGCTCGAAATGTTCGCCAAGGCAGACGTTGGGAAGGTATTGGGAAAGCTTACGGTAAGTACGAAAAACTATGAGAGCTGGAAGGCGGCATTCGCCAGACATGCTCGAACCCGCTGACTTCGCTGTATCTTTAAGCTGGATGAGAAAGTATCCCTCCTCTCAGGCGCTGACTGGTGGCACACCGTGCCTGTACCTCGACTTGGCATTCCTGCTGTCAAATGCTCTGATGGCCCAGTACGTCTCCAAAGTTCCGTCTGCGACAGTGTGCGAGTGTCTTACATCTTTTAGAACGGAGTCCGGGGTAGATCCCACTTCAAGCCGACCCCGGCAACTTGTATCCCTTGTGCAACGGCTCTCGCTTCTACGTTCGATCCTACGATCATCTCAAAGGTCGGCAACCTGTTGGCAGACGAATGTCAGGCCAAGGGGGCGTCCCTCCTCCTTGGACCTACCGTAAACATACAGCGGAATCCTCTGAATGGACGAGCGTTCGAAGGGTTCTCCGAGGATCCACATCTGTCAGGTATGATAGCTGCCGCATACATTCATGGGTTGCAAGAGAAGGGAATAGGCGCATGCATCAAGCATTACGTGGGGAATGATATGGAACATCAGAGATCTTCGGGTGGGTGCGCCTCACTGCTTGCTCTAATTTCCAGCAAAGTATGTTCCTAACGTTGTTGATGGTGACCGTGCAGTCGACGTTCGGATACCAGAACGAGCTTTACGCGAGATATAGTGAGTATTGCATAGAAG
Protein-coding sequences here:
- a CDS encoding Polyamine transport protein specific for spermine, putative; Tpo2p (Similar to TIGR gene model, INSD accession AAW44559.1), coding for MPLETPQSASPTQEEKSTAVDQQDTSNIIDSAGDEWVVKWDGADDPQCPLNTTLFQKWAVTTIVSVSAAYLTACSSLASFTYPAMEAEFGVSRLVCTLSVSLFVLGMAIGPFHLVFRFLSGFAGAAFGAVSGGVISDVFPNEKVGTPMIIFTTVMLMGPVIGAILSAAINANANWRWTYITVLIWAFIMTVLVYFLVPETSAAQLLTDKAKRLHRMIKLTLQPVLLSTQMMVLFLDLWSSLILGILYLSFSGVPYIFTMQYHFVCADPFFSTTLQSGLAFIGIGLGELFAIVVQLLLGRHYRQIARFHGGTAPPEVRLVPGMYGALLAPLGLLLLGTTSLPKVPWIIPILGSTFFGDLFGATILLSTIDVITHSAYRPVAASALSSNNFLRAVFACAFPL
- a CDS encoding Hexose transport-related protein, putative (Similar to TIGR gene model, INSD accession AAW46161.1~Duplicated and diverged from upstream gene CGB_K4510W) encodes the protein MTASKDNVVETGSVLRGRRVFEDLPNNTHRNWWQDKGLRWLTFFQLTGYAGTINSGYDGSLMNGLLTIPLFNAAIGHASGTRLGLITAGYPLGSLFAFQLAAWISDRFGRKKAIMCGAIITIIASLCQGLTRGPWAFFGSRIILGIGTAFEIVAAPTIVAEITHPRTRAQSSALTQTCYYLGSIVAAWVTFGTLTLNSDWSWRIPIVIIRTKHFHKLSLLWWCPESPRWLLRVGRRAEALDTLAKYHANGATEDPLVQFELNEIEAAIALEASMMSQSSYKAFIQTKGNRHRLWILVSLGFVSQWVGMGVISYYFAAILRSIGIIDPTQQAGLNGGLQVWNWCLAISGALAVERLGRRPLWLISTGGLLCTFIVVTACSAVYANTESKRAGYIVVAFLFLFSGFFGIAYTPMGYSYPIEILPFGLRAKGHALSQTCVFMALFFNQFVNPIALDSIGWKYYIVFIVICAIQFVNIYFRFPEGRTLEEIAEVFDGVSIVPPETEIAIDEIWVHEDKLAAEKT